Proteins co-encoded in one Gadus morhua chromosome 6, gadMor3.0, whole genome shotgun sequence genomic window:
- the si:dkey-7j14.6 gene encoding membrane-spanning 4-domains subfamily A member 4A isoform X1, whose product MDGSSSSTITKVNGMVVVTQVFPGADTREAGTPGPGRSAPHPPDSPVYNPVKVSEMTATFLRGQPQFLGIAQMFIGAVCVCSGLIGFLDPSQIMSLPLLASIIFVVSGAVAVAARRGTNASRIRATLGLHVLSALVALAAMVYVPWLLATQTWKTQICPEVGPNDMCRNMLWSMLTVLNGVWILTLVLAVVEFSVAVSLCVFSGRALRSSKPYQVEVATGDYSPKSESDVSLLGPDGMDPPSA is encoded by the exons ATggacggcagcagcagcagcaccatcaccaAGGTGAACGGCATGGTGGTGGTCACGCAGGTGTTCCCCGGAGCAGATACCCGGGAGGCAGGGACACCTGGCCCGGGGAGGAGCGCCCCGCACCCGCCGGACTCCCCGGTCTACAACCCCGTCAAAGTGTCCGAGATGACGGCCACCTTCCTCCGAGGCCAGCCGCAGTTCCTCGGG ATTGCACAGATGTTCATTggcgcggtgtgtgtgtgcagcggtcTGATTGGCTTCCTGGATCCCAGCCAGATCATGTCGCTGCCCCTCCTCGCCAGTATcatt TTTGTCGTGTCCGGAGCAGTCGCTGTCGCCGCCAGGAGAGGAACCAACGCCAGCCGG ATCAGAGCCACCCTGGGTCTGCACGTCCTGAGCGCCCTGGTGGCTCTGGCCGCCATGGTCTACGTGCCCTGGCTGCTGGCCACCCAGACCTGGAAGACCCAGATCTGCCCTGAGGTCGGCCCCAATGACATGTGTCGGAACATGCTTTGGTCCATGCTA acTGTTCTGAATGGCGTGTGGATCTTGACTCTGGTCCTGGCCGTGGTTGAGTTCTCCGTGGCCGTGTCTCTCTGCGTGTTCTCCGGCCGAGCTCTGAGGAGCAGCAAGCCCTACCAG gtggaggtggcgaCGGGCGACTACTCCCCCAAGTCTGAGAGTGACGTGAGCTTATTGGGCCCTGATGGGATGGACCCTCCGAGCGCCTGA
- the si:dkey-7j14.6 gene encoding membrane-spanning 4-domains subfamily A member 4A isoform X2: protein MDGSSSSTITKVNGMVVVTQVFPGADTREAGTPGPGRSAPHPPDSPVYNPVKVSEMTATFLRGQPQFLGIAQMFIGAVCVCSGLIGFLDPSQIMSLPLLASIIFVVSGAVAVAARRGTNASRIRATLGLHVLSALVALAAMVYVPWLLATQTWKTQICPEVGPNDMCRNMLWSMLVEVATGDYSPKSESDVSLLGPDGMDPPSA, encoded by the exons ATggacggcagcagcagcagcaccatcaccaAGGTGAACGGCATGGTGGTGGTCACGCAGGTGTTCCCCGGAGCAGATACCCGGGAGGCAGGGACACCTGGCCCGGGGAGGAGCGCCCCGCACCCGCCGGACTCCCCGGTCTACAACCCCGTCAAAGTGTCCGAGATGACGGCCACCTTCCTCCGAGGCCAGCCGCAGTTCCTCGGG ATTGCACAGATGTTCATTggcgcggtgtgtgtgtgcagcggtcTGATTGGCTTCCTGGATCCCAGCCAGATCATGTCGCTGCCCCTCCTCGCCAGTATcatt TTTGTCGTGTCCGGAGCAGTCGCTGTCGCCGCCAGGAGAGGAACCAACGCCAGCCGG ATCAGAGCCACCCTGGGTCTGCACGTCCTGAGCGCCCTGGTGGCTCTGGCCGCCATGGTCTACGTGCCCTGGCTGCTGGCCACCCAGACCTGGAAGACCCAGATCTGCCCTGAGGTCGGCCCCAATGACATGTGTCGGAACATGCTTTGGTCCATGCTA gtggaggtggcgaCGGGCGACTACTCCCCCAAGTCTGAGAGTGACGTGAGCTTATTGGGCCCTGATGGGATGGACCCTCCGAGCGCCTGA
- the LOC115545921 gene encoding uncharacterized protein LOC115545921, producing MPSDLKTLGAVEMVLGLVDLSLGGGLIKVPTFFKKELFVVFIAGGLTLFTGFTLVWGGRRPSYCCARYNVSSNLATVLICAVAFGTLVRHVPYRQHKYCKDYYCGSLDGHSVALINSLMAVLVACFLMQTLVSLAVVLIGLYFMLGDGPQDLEAPPCGTSTTAEPLFLMGDPSYAEPIRVSGPFSQPYPEPIRITGPFNQDCPEPIRFPGPVNQNYQEPFRMSAP from the exons ATG CCGTCAGATTTGAAAACCCTTGGG GCGGTGGAGATGGTCCTGGGTCTGGTGGACCTCTCTCTGGGGGGCGGTCTCATCAAGGTGCCCACCTTCTTCAAGAAGGAGCTGTTTGTGGTGTTCATCGCCGGGGGTCTG ACGCTGTTCACCGGCTTCACCCTGGTCTGGGGCGGGAGGAGGCCGTCCTACTGCTGT GCGCGCTACAACGTGTCGTCCAACCTGGCCACGGTGCTGATCTGCGCCGTGGCGTTCGGCACGCTGGTCCGCCACGTCCCGTACCGGCAGCACAAGTACTGCAAGGACTACTACTGCGGCTCGCTGGACGGCCACAGCGTG GCGCTGATCAACAGCCTGATGGCCGTCCTGGTCGCCTGCTTCCTGATGCAGACGCTGGTCAGCCTCGCCGTGGTTCTGATTGGCCTGTACTTCATGCTGGGGGACGGCCCACAG GACCTTGAGGCCCCCCCCTGTGGGACCAGCACCACCGCTGAGCCCCTCTTCCTCATGGGGGACCCCAGCTacgctgagccaatcagagtcaGTGGCCCCTTCAGCCAGCCCTACCCAGAACCAATCAGAATCACAGGACCGTTCAACCAAGACTGCCCAGAGCCAATCAGATTCCCCGGCCCAGTCAACCAGAACTACCAGGAACCATTCAGAATGAGCGCACCGTGA
- the nudt17 gene encoding m7GpppN-mRNA hydrolase NUDT17 isoform X3 produces the protein METQVQKVQKVLVHLSGGNAAAQCARFVQRPAFCPFKHLSVTQAAAIPLDVQDRGVDVGVAVILQTTNQRVLLTRRAAGLRIFPGLWVPPGGHVELEETLVAAGLRELHEETGLEVEQNDVSPQILGLWESAYPARLARGSPFRHHIVTYMLLHCPHTHQELQVCLRPDPAEVSACLWVDRDLARSIVGGADGEEGGLQPPPPPVVRVTEVLPDGALRGSLLPGAVLCARAPAEGPDVERVSTGTKYALGLWLDSLAPRQSSSTAGGSC, from the exons ATGGAGACCCAGGTCCAAAAGGTCCAAAAGGTCCTGGTCCACCTGAGCGGGGGGAACGCAGCTGCGCAGTGCGCCCGGTTCGTCCAG AGACCCGCCTTCTGTCCCTTCAAGCACCTGTCAGTCACTCAGGCCGCTGCTATCCCATTGGACGTCCAGGACCGTGGGGTGGATGTGGGCGTGGCTGTCATCCTgcagacaaccaatcagagagtgCTGCTGACGAGACGAGCAGCCGGACTTCGAATATTCCCTGGGCTCTGGGtccccccag GAGGACatgtggagctggaggagacg ctggTGGCGGCGGGACTCCGGGAGCTCCATGAGGAAACGGGACTGGAGGTGGAGCAGAACGACGTCAGTCCTCAGATACTGGGGCTGTGGGAG tctGCGTACCCCGCCCGTCTGGCCAGAGGATCTCCTTTCAGACATCACATCGTTACCTATATGCTGCTGcactgcccccacacacaccaggagctgcag gtgtGTCTGCGTCCGGACCCTGCGGAGGTGAGTGCGTGTCTCTGGGTGGACCGGGACCTCGCCCGCAGCATCGTGGGGGGGGCCgacggggaggaaggggggctgcagccccccccgcccccagtcGTCAG GGTGACGGAGGTCCTGCCGGACGGGGCCCTGAGGGGCTCCCTGCTGCCCGGGGCCGTGCTGTGTGCCCGGGCCCCTGCTGAGGGCCCCGACGTGGAGCGGGTCAGCACTGGGACCAAGTACGCCCTGGGGCTCTGGCTGGACAGCCTGGCCCCCCGGCAGTCCTCCTCCACCGCTGGGGGGTCCTGCTGA
- the nudt17 gene encoding m7GpppN-mRNA hydrolase NUDT17 isoform X2 has product METQVQKVQKVLVHLSGGNAAAQCARFVQSITGHFGGQDETQVGCYLDNNRFILSQGAGQRVPLKRPAFCPFKHLSVTQAAAIPLDVQDRGVDVGVAVILQTTNQRVLLTRRAAGLRIFPGLWVPPGGHVELEETLVAAGLRELHEETGLEVEQNDVSPQILGLWESAYPARLARGSPFRHHIVTYMLLHCPHTHQELQVCLRPDPAEVSACLWVDRDLARSIVGGADGEEGGLQPPPPPVVRYPSTYLRGDGGPAGRGPEGLPAARGRAVCPGPC; this is encoded by the exons ATGGAGACCCAGGTCCAAAAGGTCCAAAAGGTCCTGGTCCACCTGAGCGGGGGGAACGCAGCTGCGCAGTGCGCCCGGTTCGTCCAG AGCATCACGGGGCACTTCGGCGGTCAGGATGAGACGCAGGTCGGCTGTTACCTTGACAACAACCGTTTCATCCTGAGTCAGGGGGCGGGCCAGCGAGTCCccctcaag AGACCCGCCTTCTGTCCCTTCAAGCACCTGTCAGTCACTCAGGCCGCTGCTATCCCATTGGACGTCCAGGACCGTGGGGTGGATGTGGGCGTGGCTGTCATCCTgcagacaaccaatcagagagtgCTGCTGACGAGACGAGCAGCCGGACTTCGAATATTCCCTGGGCTCTGGGtccccccag GAGGACatgtggagctggaggagacg ctggTGGCGGCGGGACTCCGGGAGCTCCATGAGGAAACGGGACTGGAGGTGGAGCAGAACGACGTCAGTCCTCAGATACTGGGGCTGTGGGAG tctGCGTACCCCGCCCGTCTGGCCAGAGGATCTCCTTTCAGACATCACATCGTTACCTATATGCTGCTGcactgcccccacacacaccaggagctgcag gtgtGTCTGCGTCCGGACCCTGCGGAGGTGAGTGCGTGTCTCTGGGTGGACCGGGACCTCGCCCGCAGCATCGTGGGGGGGGCCgacggggaggaaggggggctgcagccccccccgcccccagtcGTCAGGTACCCCTCAACTTACCTTAGG GGTGACGGAGGTCCTGCCGGACGGGGCCCTGAGGGGCTCCCTGCTGCCCGGGGCCGTGCTGTGTGCCCGGGCCCCTGCTGA
- the nudt17 gene encoding m7GpppN-mRNA hydrolase NUDT17 isoform X1: METQVQKVQKVLVHLSGGNAAAQCARFVQSITGHFGGQDETQVGCYLDNNRFILSQGAGQRVPLKRPAFCPFKHLSVTQAAAIPLDVQDRGVDVGVAVILQTTNQRVLLTRRAAGLRIFPGLWVPPGGHVELEETLVAAGLRELHEETGLEVEQNDVSPQILGLWESAYPARLARGSPFRHHIVTYMLLHCPHTHQELQVCLRPDPAEVSACLWVDRDLARSIVGGADGEEGGLQPPPPPVVRVTEVLPDGALRGSLLPGAVLCARAPAEGPDVERVSTGTKYALGLWLDSLAPRQSSSTAGGSC; this comes from the exons ATGGAGACCCAGGTCCAAAAGGTCCAAAAGGTCCTGGTCCACCTGAGCGGGGGGAACGCAGCTGCGCAGTGCGCCCGGTTCGTCCAG AGCATCACGGGGCACTTCGGCGGTCAGGATGAGACGCAGGTCGGCTGTTACCTTGACAACAACCGTTTCATCCTGAGTCAGGGGGCGGGCCAGCGAGTCCccctcaag AGACCCGCCTTCTGTCCCTTCAAGCACCTGTCAGTCACTCAGGCCGCTGCTATCCCATTGGACGTCCAGGACCGTGGGGTGGATGTGGGCGTGGCTGTCATCCTgcagacaaccaatcagagagtgCTGCTGACGAGACGAGCAGCCGGACTTCGAATATTCCCTGGGCTCTGGGtccccccag GAGGACatgtggagctggaggagacg ctggTGGCGGCGGGACTCCGGGAGCTCCATGAGGAAACGGGACTGGAGGTGGAGCAGAACGACGTCAGTCCTCAGATACTGGGGCTGTGGGAG tctGCGTACCCCGCCCGTCTGGCCAGAGGATCTCCTTTCAGACATCACATCGTTACCTATATGCTGCTGcactgcccccacacacaccaggagctgcag gtgtGTCTGCGTCCGGACCCTGCGGAGGTGAGTGCGTGTCTCTGGGTGGACCGGGACCTCGCCCGCAGCATCGTGGGGGGGGCCgacggggaggaaggggggctgcagccccccccgcccccagtcGTCAG GGTGACGGAGGTCCTGCCGGACGGGGCCCTGAGGGGCTCCCTGCTGCCCGGGGCCGTGCTGTGTGCCCGGGCCCCTGCTGAGGGCCCCGACGTGGAGCGGGTCAGCACTGGGACCAAGTACGCCCTGGGGCTCTGGCTGGACAGCCTGGCCCCCCGGCAGTCCTCCTCCACCGCTGGGGGGTCCTGCTGA
- the LOC115546141 gene encoding nucleoside diphosphate-linked moiety X motif 17-like has product MATQVQKVQKVLVHLSGGNADAQCARFVQSITGHFGGQDETQVVCYLDNNRFILSQGAGQRVPLKRPAFCPFKHLSVTQAAAIPLDVQDRGVDVAVAVILQTANQRVLLTRRAAGLRIFPGLWVPPGGHVELEETLVAAGLRELHEETGLEVEQNDVSPQILGLWESAYPARLARGSPFRHHIVTFMLLHCPHTHQELQVCLRPDPAEVSACLWVDRDLARSIVGGADGEEGGLQPPPPPAVRVTEVLPDGALRGSLLPGAVLCARAPAEGPDVERVITGTKYALGLWLDSLAPRQSC; this is encoded by the exons ATGGCGACCCAGGTCCAAAAGGTCCAGAAGGTCCTGGTCCACCTGAGCGGGGGGAACGCAGATGCGCAGTGCGCCCGGTTCGTCCAG AGCATCACGGGGCACTTCGGCGGTCAGGATGAGACGCAGGTCGTCTGTTACCTTGACAACAACCGTTTCATCCTGAGTCAGGGGGCGGGCCAGCGAGTCCccctcaag AGACCCGCCTTCTGTCCCTTCAAGCACCTGTCAGTCACTCAGGCCGCTGCTATCCCATTGGACGTCCAGGACCGTGGGGTGGATGTGGCCGTGGCTGTCATCCTgcagacagccaatcagagagtgCTGCTGACGAGACGAGCAGCCGGACTTCGAATATTCCCTGGGCTCTGGGTCcccccag GAGGACatgtggagctggaggagacg ctggTGGCGGCGGGACTCCGGGAGCTCCATGAGGAAACGGGACTGGAGGTGGAGCAGAACGACGTCAGTCCTCAGATACTGGGGCTGTGGGAG tctgCGTACCCCGCCCGTCTGGCCAGAGGATCTCCTTTTAGACATCACATCGTTACCTTTATGCTGCTGcactgcccccacacacaccaggagctgcag gtgtGTCTGCGTCCGGACCCTGCGGAAGTGAGTGCGTGTCTCTGGGTGGACCGGGACCTCGCCCGCAGCATCGTGGGGGGGGCCgacggggaggaaggggggctgcagccccccccgcccccagccgtCAG GGTGACGGAGGTCCTGCCGGACGGGGCCCTGAGGGGCTCCCTGCTGCCCGGGGCCGTGCTGTGTGCCCGGGCCCCTGCTGAGGGCCCCGACGTGGAGCGGGTCATTACCGGGACCAAGTACGCCCTGGGGCTCTGGCTGGACAGCCTGGCCCCCCGGCAGTCCTGctga